Below is a window of Podospora pseudocomata strain CBS 415.72m chromosome 1 map unlocalized CBS415.72m_1.2, whole genome shotgun sequence DNA.
gctgctgcATCTCATAagcaccccccttcccatccccactAATACTCCTAGCCAAataccccccctcttcttaGCCACCCGcctcctttcctcctcctcagcagccccaaccccagaataccaaccctcccccttccccttcaaatccccctccctgtACTCCACCCCAGGCCACCTCTTATACGCGCCCCCGCCCGCACTTTGTTCCCTCATCAAATCAGCCCCCTCTTGAtactcccccatcctcctccccgtcataacatccctctccccaggCGGCACAACCGCCGTCCCCTGCAGCGGCACATGCTTCGTCAAGCTGTCCTTTACATACTCCACCGGCGTAGCCTTGATCGCCTCCTCGTTGGAGGATTTGACCGCCTCCAGGGGAGAGTacttcttgttggtgttgtacGGGATCAGCGTGGGGTCATACGGGccagggtggtggtagggggaaaagggggaggacTGGTCCAGCTGGTCTATTGGGTCGGCAAAGGGACGGGCgtgggaagaggtggggCGGACGTGGCGGTTGGCGGcgcggtgggaggaggagagcatAGCTAGGGGACGGTGGGATTGGTCTCCTGGGTAGCGGTCTTTGAGGCGGAGGGAGTTGCCGCGGCGGATGGGGAAGGATTCGtctgatgggggtggtggggggtggttgagggaggaggagcggttgcgggtggtggtggtggtggtggaggggaagaacTGGTTGGACATTTTGCTGGGGGGTCTGGGGGATGTTGGTGTAGAAGTTGCTACGCTGTTGGCGCGGGAGAGGATTGTGCCCTGGGACCAGTTGCGGTTGTGGCTTGGTCTGAGTGGAATGGCTGAGCGGGTGGATAGGGTGCGGTCTACtcctggtggtgagggcgggAGTTGCCTGTTCAGACTGAGACTGCTGCGGGTGCTTCGGATGCTGCTTGTTCTGCTCAGGAGACGACGGAGAAAGGgctgttcttcttcgtcaccTTCGGTATAAGATACGTTCCTGGTGTGCTGAAACTTTCGTCGGATGCTGCCAACTGCCGAgcgggttggtgttgttggcgactttgttgaagctggtggcgatggtggcAGGGGTGTAAATCTTGTTGCGCAAACCTGGCTTGGTTCAGGCTCATATAGTGGCTCTAAGAGATATTTTGAAGCCTATGTAACTCTTCTATTCAGTATTCTGTTCAAGATTTTGTTCAAAAGTCGAAATCTCGTGTTGAAGCTATTTATTAGGGCCCGGAGTTGGTATCAAGGAACTTGGAAGTGATGCCAAGGAATCCCGAGAGTGACGCAAGTGTAGGTCAGGATCGTCACCGTCCACGAAAACCAAGCCGCCAGCACAGCAGCTGCCGCTGACGCCATCCTATGAAAAGACCTCACGTATAAGACCAAAACCCCCGAGCTTCCGGAGGGTTTACCCACTCATCTCGCAGACGGAAACGAACTGAACATCAAAAACAAGCTTACCCATTGCTTGTCTCCTGGCAGGCCATATTCATCCCTGCCAAATTCGTCCAGCGTCTTCCCAGCTGGCATTTTAGCGGCAAGGGCGCTAAGCTGGTAGGCAGGTCTTGGGAGCTGTTTCAGTGGGGTCTTGGGTCCGTGTAAGTGGGAGGTGAATATATTTCCAGATTGGGTCGAGATGTGAACCAAAGAACAAAGAAGAACAGTGGAATGATGTAAAACACACAATGAGAGTCTTATATCGACCAGATTCCTAGATACACACAAAGAACAAGAGGAAAAATGCAGACGACGCTGTGCGACCAGGTGTCCTTATGATCATTTTTCCAAAGCGGCCTTCTTCGGCAGGAGAAACGGCGCGCGgggcctctccctcctgcaGTAGTTCCAGACTCAAAACAGCCATGTGTAACCTCTGGATTCTGCTGCAGAAGAAGGACCTCGCCTTTGGTAGTAGACGTCACCAGACTTAATTAGCCAGGGGATGCAACGAACAGGCGGTCCAGACCTGAGCTCCAGACTGGTCCAAGCCAAGGGATCGTCAGCGTGATGCCCGGGATAGGCAACGAACTATTCTTCAACTTCACCAGACTTCTGCACCATCTCCCATATTATGCGTGATATGGCCCGTTATCAAACTCTTCATG
It encodes the following:
- a CDS encoding uncharacterized protein (COG:S; EggNog:ENOG503P1IQ); its protein translation is MPAGKTLDEFGRDEYGLPGDKQWASKYLLEPLYEPEPSQVCATRFTPLPPSPPASTKSPTTPTRSAVGSIRRKFQHTRNVSYTEGDEEEQPFLRRLLSRTSSIRSTRSSLSLNRQLPPSPPGVDRTLSTRSAIPLRPSHNRNWSQGTILSRANSVATSTPTSPRPPSKMSNQFFPSTTTTTTRNRSSSLNHPPPPPSDESFPIRRGNSLRLKDRYPGDQSHRPLAMLSSSHRAANRHVRPTSSHARPFADPIDQLDQSSPFSPYHHPGPYDPTLIPYNTNKKYSPLEAVKSSNEEAIKATPVEYVKDSLTKHVPLQGTAVVPPGERDVMTGRRMGEYQEGADLMREQSAGGGAYKRWPGVEYREGDLKGKGEGWYSGVGAAEEEERRRVAKKRGGIWLGVLVGMGRGVLMRCSSLLRGV